The nucleotide sequence TGATGACCATCTCGGAAGTCAGCCTGCCGGTGGTATAGAAGACCTTGTCATCGCCGTGCACGCCATCGAGCCACATCAGGCCCGAGATCGCATCGACCGCGTTATGGCGGCCCACGTCCTCGACGAAATAGATCAGTTCGCCTTTCGCCGAAAACAGCGCGCAGCCGTGCACCGAGCCAGCCTGCTTGTAGATCGATTGCTGCAAGCGGATGGTGTTGACGATGCTGTACAGCACAGACTGACGCAGCCGCGCATGGGGCGACAGCACGATGCGGTCGACCTCATCCATCAGCCCGCCGAACACCGAGCCTTGGCCGCAGCCGGTAGTGACCACCTTGCGGGCAGTGCGCTCCTCGATATCAGCGATGCCGTTGACCGTTGTGACGGCCACGGCATCGACGGACCAGTCGACCTGCACCGAGCGGATCTCTGAGATGTCCTTCACCAGGCGCTGGTTACGAAGGTAGCCCAGCACCAGCGCCTCGGGCGCGCCGCCCAGCGTCATCAGCGTGACCAGCTCGCGCTTGTCGACATACACCGTCAACGGCCGCTCGGCCGGTATTGCAATGGTGCTGGCCCTGCCCCGCTCGTCCAGCACGTCGATGTCGTGGGTCAGCGTGGCGGCGGCATTGGAAAGGAAGGGAAGATGCTTCATAGCAGCGAAAGCGGATCCGCTTCCCGGTTACGGACCAGTAGTCCTTCAAGAGGACGGCCTTGCCGGCTGGTTTCCACCGCTTCCAGGGCCTGGCCACCGCCATAACTGCTCTGGGCCGGCGCCTCGCCACCCGCCGTGATCCGGATCGCGCAGTACTTGAACTCCGGTATCTTGGCGAACGGGTCCAGCGCGGAATTGGTGAGCCGGTTGATTGCGGCCTCGTAATAGCAGAACGGCACGAACACGCCGCCGCGTGGCGAGCCTTCATCGGCACGGGCATACAAGGACACTTTGCCGCGGCGGGATTCGATCGTGATCAGGTCGCCGGGCAGGATATTCATCTGCGCCAGGTCCAGCGGATGCACCAGCGCCACCGGGTCCGGCTCGAGTGCGTCAAGCACCGTGGCGCGCCGGGTCATGCTGCCGGTATGCCAGTGCTCCAGCTGGCGGCCAGTGATCAGAACCATCGGGTAGTCATGGTCCGGCCGCTCGGCCGCCGGAATGATATCCGCCGGCACGAAGCGCGCCCTGCCCGATTCACGCGGGAAGCTGTCGACGAACACTACCGGGTCGCCCGCATCGCCTTCCTTGCGGCAGGGATAGGTCACCGCATTGTCGCGTTCCAGCCGCTCCCAGGTAATGCCGGCAATGCTGGGCATGGTGTGGCGCATCTCGTCGAAGACTTCCGACACATGGCCGTAATTCCAGTCGAGCCCGATGCGGCGCGCCAGTTCCTGGATAATCCACAGGTCGGGCTTGGCCTGGCCCGGCGGATCGATGGCCTGGCGTCCCATCTGCACAAGGCGGTCGGTGTTGGTGAAGGTGCCGGTCTTCTCCGAGAAGGCTGTGGCGGGCAGGATTACGTCAGCCAGGTAGGCAGTCTCGGTCAGAAAGATGTCCTGCACCACCAGGTGGTCGAGCGCGGCCAGCGCTTCGCGGGCATGGTTGGCATCGGGGTCGGACATTGCCGGGTTCTCGCCCATCACATACATGCCGCGGATATCGCCATGCTTGATCGCATGCATCACTTCCACCACAGTCAGGCCGGGCTTGCTGTCCAGCGTGCCCGCCGGCACCTTCCAGGCCTGCTCGAAACTGGACTGCACTGCTGGATCGGACACATGCTGGTAGTCCGGATACATCATCGGGATCAGGCCGGCATCGGACGCGCCCTGCACATTGTTCTGGCCGCGCAGCGGATGCAGGCCCGTGCCGGGACGGCCGATCTGGCCCGTCATCAAGGCCAGCGCAATCAGGCAGCGGGCATTATCGGTACCATGCACGTGCTGGGATACGCCCATGCCCCACAGGATCATCGACGACTTCGAGGTTGCATACAGCCGCGCCACGTAACGCAGCGTCTCGGCATCGATGCCGCAGATCGGCGCCATCTTCTCCGGGCTGTATTCCGCCACGTTGGCTTTCAGCTCCTCGTAGCCTATGGTGCGGCTTTCAATGAAAGCCTGGTCCACCAGGCCTTCTTCAACGATCACATGCATCATCGCGTTGAGCATGGCCACGTCAGTGTCGGCCTTGAACTGCATGTAGCGGTGAGCGAAGCGCGCCAGCTCCGAGCGGCGCGGGTCGCAGACGACGAGCTTGCTGCCATTGGCTACCGCATTCTTGATCCAGGTCGCCGCCACCGGATGGTTCACGGTCGGGTTGGCGCCGATGATTACGATGACCTCGGCCTTGGTCACATCCATCACCGGGTTCGATACCGCGCCCGAGCCGATGCCTTCGAGCAGCGCCACCACCGAGGAGGCATGGCACAGCCGGGTGCAGTGGTCGACGTTGTTGCTGCCAAAGCCGGTGCGCACCAGCTTCTGGAACAGGTAGGCTTCCTCGTTGCTGCCCTTGGCGGAACCGAAACCGGCCAGCGCGCCCTTGCCATGGGTATCGCGGATGTTGCGCAGGCGGCCGCCGGCGAAGTCCAGCGCTTCTTCCCAGGTCGCTTCGCGGAACACGTCCATCACCCGGTCCGGGTCCATGGTGAAGTCGCCGGTCTTGGGCACGCCTTCGCGCCGGATCAGCGGCATCGTCAGGCGATGCGGATGATGGGCATAGTCGAAACCATAGCGGCCCTTGACGCACAGCCGGCCATGGTTGGCCGGGCCGTCGCGGCCTTCGACATACAGGATCTTGTTGTCCTTGACGTTGTAGGTCAGCTGGCAACCCACGCCACAATACGGGCAGACCGAGTCGACCTGCTTGTCCGGCACCGACAGCGCGGCCTCGCGCGCGGGCATCAGTGCGCCGGTCGGGCAGGCCTGCACGCATTCGCCGCAGGCGACGCAGGTGGAGTTGCCCATCGGGTCGTCCATGTCGAAAACAATCTTTTCCGCCTGGCCGCGCAGCGCCAGGCCGATCACGTCATTCATCTGCTCGTCGCGGCAGGCGCGCACGCAGCGGGTGCACTGGATGCAGGCATCGAGATTGACGGAAATGGCCGGATGCGACAGGTCGGGCGCGACACGGGCCCGCGGCTCGAAGCGCGGCTTGCCGACCGCCAGTTCCTCGGCCCATTCATCGACTTCATTGTGCAGCGTGTAATCGGCTTCGGGCATGTCCGACTGCAGTAGCTCCAGCACCATGCGCTGGGAGTGTTGGGCGCGCTCGCTGTCGCTGCTGACCTGCATGCCCGGCGTTGGCCGGCGGCAGCAGGAAGGCGCCAGCGCCCGCTCGCCATTGATCTCCACCATGCAGGCGCGACAGTTGCCGGCCGGGTCCATGCCAGGCTTGTAGCACAGCCGCGGTATCGATACGCCTTCGCGGTCAGCCACTTCGATGATGGTGTCGGTTACGAAGGCAGTGACTGGCTGGCCATTCAGCGTGAACTCGACCACTGGCGCATCGAGCTGGGCAATTTCATTACGGGTAATGGCATTCATGTTCAGTTCCCGGTCAGTTCATGGGGAAAGTAGCGGACCACGCAGTCCACCGGATTCGGCGCGGCCTGGCCCAGGCCGCAGATCGAGGCGTCGCGCATGACCTGCGACAGCTCCGCCAGCAAGGGCACGTCCCATACCGGCTTCTCGATCAGGGTCAGCGCCTTGGCCGTGCCCACCCGGCACGGCGTGCACTGCCCGCACGACTCGTCCTTGAAGAAGCGCATCAGGTTGCGCGCCGCGCCCTTGGCGCTGTCGGCATCCGACAGCACCACCACCGCCGCCGAGCCGATGAAGCAGCCATGCGGCTGCAGCGTGTCGAAGTCCAGCGGGATGTCGTTCATCGTCGCCGGCAATATCCCGCCCGACGCGCCGCCCGGCAGGTAGGCATAGAAGGCATGGCCCTGCTGCATGCCGCCGCAGTATTCGTCGATCAGCTCCTGGATCGTGATGCCCGCCGGCGCCAGCTTCACGCCCGGGTTCTTCACCCGGCCCGACACCGAGTACGAGCGCAGCCCCTTCCTGCCATGCCGGCCATGCGAGGCAAACCAGTCCGCGCCCTTCTCCAGGATGTCGCGCACCCAGTACAGCGTCTCGAAGTTGTGCTCCAGCGTGGGCCGGCCGAACAGGCCGACCTGGGCCACATACGGCGGGCGCAGCCGCGGCATGCCGCGCTTGCCTTCGATGGACTCGATCATGGCCGACTCCTCGCCGCAGATATAGGCGCCGGCGCCGCGCCGCAGCACAATGCGCGGCATGCCGGGCATCGGCGCCTGGGCCTGCAGGGCCGCCAGCTCGCGCTGCAGCAGCGCGCGGCAGCCGTGGTACTCGTCGCGCAGGTAGATGTAGATGTCCTCGATGCCCACCGCCCAGGCGGCAATGAGCATGCCTTCGAGGAAGCGGTGCGGATCGGTTTCGAGGTAGACCCGGTCCTTGAAGGTGCCGGGCTCGCCCTCGTCGATGTTGACCGCCATCAGGCGCGGGCCGGCCTCGGCGCGCACGATGCGCCATTTGCGCCCGGCCGGAAAGCCGGCGCCGCCCAGGCCGCGCAGGCCGGACGATTCCATCGTGGCCAGCACGCTGTCGACATCGATCTCGCCCGAGATGCACTTTTGCAGCAGCTGGTAGCCGCCCTGCCCGACATAGCCGGCATGGTCGAGATAGCCGGGCGCGGGCACATCGGTGACCTCGCCTGCCTGGACGGCGGCCTGCACGGTCTCGCACTGCGCCTGGGCGATGGGCTTCTGGCCGACCACGGCCACCGGCGCCTGTTCGCAGCGGCCCACGCAGGGCGCGGCCAGCACGCGCACGTCGGCGCCGAGGATGGCGGGCAGGCGCTCGATCAGTTCAGCGGCGCCGGCCAGTTCGCAGGCGATGCCGTCGCAGACGCGCACGGTGAGCGCGGCCGGCGCATCCTCGCCTTCGCGCACGATATCGAAATGGTGATAGAAGCTGGCGACCTCGTAGACCTCGGTCTGGGCCATGCGCAGTTCCTGGGCCAGGGCGGCCAGATGCGGTGTCGACAGGCAGCGGTAGCGGTCCTGGATCAGGTGCAGGCACTCGATCAGCAGGTCGCGCCGGCGCGGCATGTCGCCCAAGAGCGCCTGCACTTCGGACAGGGCCTGCGGATCGACCCGCCGGCCCTTGGGTGCCTGGCGCTTGCGCTGTTTGCTTGCGCCTTGCACCGCGATCGGAATGATTATCTTGTTCATCGTTTTCCAGCCAGCTCAGGGTTTAATGAATTAAAGCCTTCTTCCATGCATTCAAAGGGCTGCAACGGGGGCACCCGCGGCATCAGGCGCAACAGGCATGCATTCAACGTTTGATCGATGAGGTGGTGGCGTCGAACCGGCCGGGAAGGGCCGACCGGCACCCGGTCCCTGCCCTACCCTATGCGCCTTCCGGTTCAGATCACGCGTTCTTCACGCAGGGCTGCGATCTGCTGTTCCGAATAACCCAGCTGCGTCAGCACTTCCTCGGTATGTTCCCCCAGCAGCGGCGAACGCGTCACTTCGGTTAGGCTGTCCGACAGCTTGATCGGATTGCCCACGGTCAGGTACTTGCCGCGCTTCGGGTGGTCCACCTCGACCACGGTGCCGGTCTTGCGCAGCGACGGCTCCTCGGCGATTTCCTTCATCGACAGGATGGGGCCGCAGGGAATGTCGTACTTGTTGAGTATGTCCATGGCCTCGAACTTGGTCATGGTCTTGGTCCACTCCTCGACCGTGGCGAAGATCGTCATCAGGCGCGGCAGGCGCGCGCGTGGCGTCGCATAGTCAGGGTCGGTAATCCATTCCTCGCGTCCGATGACCTGGCAAATCGATTTCCATACCGGCG is from Noviherbaspirillum sp. L7-7A and encodes:
- a CDS encoding NAD(P)H-dependent oxidoreductase subunit E — its product is MNKIIIPIAVQGASKQRKRQAPKGRRVDPQALSEVQALLGDMPRRRDLLIECLHLIQDRYRCLSTPHLAALAQELRMAQTEVYEVASFYHHFDIVREGEDAPAALTVRVCDGIACELAGAAELIERLPAILGADVRVLAAPCVGRCEQAPVAVVGQKPIAQAQCETVQAAVQAGEVTDVPAPGYLDHAGYVGQGGYQLLQKCISGEIDVDSVLATMESSGLRGLGGAGFPAGRKWRIVRAEAGPRLMAVNIDEGEPGTFKDRVYLETDPHRFLEGMLIAAWAVGIEDIYIYLRDEYHGCRALLQRELAALQAQAPMPGMPRIVLRRGAGAYICGEESAMIESIEGKRGMPRLRPPYVAQVGLFGRPTLEHNFETLYWVRDILEKGADWFASHGRHGRKGLRSYSVSGRVKNPGVKLAPAGITIQELIDEYCGGMQQGHAFYAYLPGGASGGILPATMNDIPLDFDTLQPHGCFIGSAAVVVLSDADSAKGAARNLMRFFKDESCGQCTPCRVGTAKALTLIEKPVWDVPLLAELSQVMRDASICGLGQAAPNPVDCVVRYFPHELTGN
- the fdhF gene encoding formate dehydrogenase subunit alpha translates to MNAITRNEIAQLDAPVVEFTLNGQPVTAFVTDTIIEVADREGVSIPRLCYKPGMDPAGNCRACMVEINGERALAPSCCRRPTPGMQVSSDSERAQHSQRMVLELLQSDMPEADYTLHNEVDEWAEELAVGKPRFEPRARVAPDLSHPAISVNLDACIQCTRCVRACRDEQMNDVIGLALRGQAEKIVFDMDDPMGNSTCVACGECVQACPTGALMPAREAALSVPDKQVDSVCPYCGVGCQLTYNVKDNKILYVEGRDGPANHGRLCVKGRYGFDYAHHPHRLTMPLIRREGVPKTGDFTMDPDRVMDVFREATWEEALDFAGGRLRNIRDTHGKGALAGFGSAKGSNEEAYLFQKLVRTGFGSNNVDHCTRLCHASSVVALLEGIGSGAVSNPVMDVTKAEVIVIIGANPTVNHPVAATWIKNAVANGSKLVVCDPRRSELARFAHRYMQFKADTDVAMLNAMMHVIVEEGLVDQAFIESRTIGYEELKANVAEYSPEKMAPICGIDAETLRYVARLYATSKSSMILWGMGVSQHVHGTDNARCLIALALMTGQIGRPGTGLHPLRGQNNVQGASDAGLIPMMYPDYQHVSDPAVQSSFEQAWKVPAGTLDSKPGLTVVEVMHAIKHGDIRGMYVMGENPAMSDPDANHAREALAALDHLVVQDIFLTETAYLADVILPATAFSEKTGTFTNTDRLVQMGRQAIDPPGQAKPDLWIIQELARRIGLDWNYGHVSEVFDEMRHTMPSIAGITWERLERDNAVTYPCRKEGDAGDPVVFVDSFPRESGRARFVPADIIPAAERPDHDYPMVLITGRQLEHWHTGSMTRRATVLDALEPDPVALVHPLDLAQMNILPGDLITIESRRGKVSLYARADEGSPRGGVFVPFCYYEAAINRLTNSALDPFAKIPEFKYCAIRITAGGEAPAQSSYGGGQALEAVETSRQGRPLEGLLVRNREADPLSLL
- a CDS encoding formate dehydrogenase accessory sulfurtransferase FdhD is translated as MKHLPFLSNAAATLTHDIDVLDERGRASTIAIPAERPLTVYVDKRELVTLMTLGGAPEALVLGYLRNQRLVKDISEIRSVQVDWSVDAVAVTTVNGIADIEERTARKVVTTGCGQGSVFGGLMDEVDRIVLSPHARLRQSVLYSIVNTIRLQQSIYKQAGSVHGCALFSAKGELIYFVEDVGRHNAVDAISGLMWLDGVHGDDKVFYTTGRLTSEMVIKGAQMGIPFLLSRSGTTQMGHMVAQQLGMSLLTRCTGKHFLLLTGKERMVFEPELLELAAHAH